The following are from one region of the Staphylococcus schleiferi genome:
- the yidD gene encoding membrane protein insertion efficiency factor YidD — protein sequence MKTLFIKLIRFYQRFISPLTPPSCRFYPTCSNYTLEAIQVHGALKGSWLGLKRILKCHPFHKGGFDPVPLKTSHTHHNANNKD from the coding sequence TTGAAAACTTTGTTTATCAAACTGATTCGTTTTTATCAACGTTTTATCTCACCTTTGACGCCACCTTCCTGCCGATTCTATCCAACGTGTTCCAACTATACGTTAGAAGCGATTCAAGTTCACGGTGCATTAAAAGGAAGCTGGCTCGGCTTAAAACGAATTTTAAAATGCCATCCATTTCATAAAGGCGGCTTTGATCCTGTCCCTTTAAAAACATCTCATACGCATCACAACGCTAATAATAAAGATTGA
- the ytkD gene encoding RNA deprotection pyrophosphohydrolase — MKFTDSHHQTVVLEFKNHHDEQNGEHVLALPIYNQNLVLTRHKDRGIEFPGGKREINESSQEAVQRELYEETGSTIDALYYIAQYEVQGQSHCFKKDVYVVFVDQIEDKTYYHETYGPILTKSLDTIKDDEKSYLLNDPAILACVERMKELGFYQS, encoded by the coding sequence GTGAAGTTTACCGATAGTCATCATCAAACGGTGGTGCTTGAATTTAAAAATCATCACGATGAACAAAATGGTGAACACGTTTTAGCGTTACCAATTTACAATCAAAATCTTGTGTTAACGCGACATAAAGATAGAGGGATTGAATTTCCAGGCGGTAAACGTGAAATTAATGAATCGAGTCAAGAGGCTGTGCAACGTGAATTATATGAAGAAACTGGCTCAACGATAGACGCGCTTTATTATATTGCGCAATATGAAGTGCAAGGGCAATCACATTGTTTCAAAAAAGATGTTTATGTCGTATTTGTCGACCAGATTGAAGATAAAACTTATTATCATGAAACGTATGGACCTATTCTTACAAAGTCATTAGATACTATTAAAGATGATGAAAAAAGTTATTTATTAAATGATCCTGCGATATTAGCATGTGTAGAAAGGATGAAAGAACTTGGCTTTTATCAAAGCTAA
- a CDS encoding alpha/beta hydrolase family protein, producing MAFIKAKRMPSELLSHKVEEWTYRVDDLNVKGLCLVPHSYVNRIVIYLRGGKGQVGRVRLARLLQFISPHTLVFVPYYRGSNGSQGFDEFAGKDLNDVVVAATMLKNMYPQASLHLVGFSRGGIQGLLTFQTVKANSYIIWGGVTDLKLMYEERVDLRGMLRRMVGHPKKDIQAYRNRNPLSDIDAESPPILIIHGKQDRQVGIHQAYYLEQHLEQIGARYETFYQHDEGHVPRPQAMKKVLAFIQDWMRRHDNQS from the coding sequence TTGGCTTTTATCAAAGCTAAACGAATGCCTAGTGAATTATTATCGCATAAAGTGGAGGAATGGACGTATCGTGTTGATGACCTTAACGTTAAAGGACTCTGCTTGGTACCCCATTCTTATGTGAACAGAATCGTAATCTACTTACGTGGCGGTAAAGGACAAGTAGGACGCGTTCGTTTAGCAAGATTACTTCAATTTATAAGCCCACATACTTTAGTATTTGTGCCATATTATAGAGGAAGTAACGGAAGTCAAGGTTTTGATGAATTTGCGGGTAAAGATTTAAATGATGTTGTAGTTGCCGCAACGATGTTAAAAAATATGTATCCGCAAGCGTCACTGCATCTTGTTGGATTTTCTAGAGGTGGGATTCAAGGGTTACTTACATTTCAAACTGTTAAAGCCAATAGCTATATAATTTGGGGTGGCGTTACGGATTTAAAATTAATGTATGAAGAGCGAGTAGATTTAAGAGGTATGTTAAGAAGAATGGTAGGGCATCCTAAAAAAGATATACAAGCCTATCGTAATCGAAATCCACTTTCTGATATTGATGCTGAATCGCCTCCTATTTTAATTATTCATGGTAAACAAGACCGTCAAGTCGGTATTCATCAAGCGTATTATTTGGAACAACATTTAGAACAAATTGGCGCACGGTATGAAACATTCTATCAACATGATGAAGGTCATGTACCGAGACCACAAGCCATGAAAAAAGTTTTAGCTTTCATACAGGATTGGATGCGTCGACACGACAATCAATCATGA
- the pckA gene encoding phosphoenolpyruvate carboxykinase (ATP), with amino-acid sequence MSFNTSALEALIDKPSSHFQLTTTELYNKILKRDEAELTELGAINAKTGEYTGRSPKDKFIVDNPQVKDDIDWGSINQPISEEKFLNLYHKVIDYLNDKEELFVFNGYAGSDSNSQLKLTVVNEFAWHNLFAQNMFIKPTSKEEASKIKADFTLISAPHFKADPKIDGTRSETFVIISFKHKTILIGGTEYAGEMKKSVFSVMNYLLPKHDIMSMHCSANVGGKGDVALFFGLSGTGKTTLSADPNRKLIGDDEHGWNENGVFNIEGGCYAKAINLSAEKEPQIFNAIRYGTVLENLVVDTHGYIDFDDNHYTENTRAAYPIDHIDNIVLPSKASHPNTIIFLTADAFGVLPPISKLNKDQAMYHFLSGFTSKLAGTERGITEPVPSFSTCFGAPFLPLRAEVYANLLGDLIDKHTVDVYLVNTGWTGGKYGVGNRIELKYTRKMVNDAINGALKNTQFEKDEVFGLSIPTEIEGVPSTILQPKNAWSDKEAYTDQAQLLVERFKDNFKKFGENAQDLELNGGFKSN; translated from the coding sequence ATGTCATTCAATACTAGTGCGTTAGAGGCATTAATCGATAAGCCAAGTTCACATTTTCAACTTACAACAACCGAACTTTATAACAAAATCTTAAAGCGTGATGAAGCAGAGTTAACAGAACTCGGTGCCATCAATGCGAAAACGGGTGAATACACGGGGCGCTCACCTAAAGATAAATTTATTGTAGACAATCCACAGGTAAAAGACGATATCGATTGGGGGTCAATCAATCAACCGATTTCTGAAGAAAAATTTCTCAATCTCTACCATAAAGTTATTGATTACTTAAATGACAAAGAAGAATTGTTTGTTTTTAATGGCTATGCAGGAAGTGATTCAAATTCACAACTTAAACTGACAGTAGTTAATGAATTCGCATGGCATAATTTATTTGCACAAAATATGTTTATTAAACCAACTTCTAAAGAAGAAGCTTCAAAAATCAAAGCAGATTTTACATTAATTTCTGCACCTCACTTTAAGGCAGACCCAAAAATCGATGGTACACGCTCAGAAACTTTTGTTATTATTTCTTTTAAGCATAAAACAATTTTAATTGGCGGCACAGAATATGCGGGTGAAATGAAAAAATCAGTCTTTTCTGTCATGAACTATTTATTACCAAAACATGATATTATGAGCATGCATTGTTCAGCAAATGTTGGAGGTAAAGGTGATGTCGCTCTGTTCTTTGGACTATCTGGAACAGGTAAAACAACATTGTCAGCAGACCCAAATCGTAAACTCATTGGTGATGACGAACACGGTTGGAACGAGAACGGTGTTTTCAATATTGAGGGAGGCTGCTATGCGAAAGCGATTAATTTATCAGCTGAAAAAGAGCCACAAATTTTCAATGCGATTCGATATGGTACTGTACTTGAAAATTTAGTGGTTGATACACATGGATATATTGACTTTGATGATAATCATTATACTGAAAACACACGCGCTGCTTACCCGATTGACCATATCGATAATATTGTGCTCCCTTCTAAAGCATCTCATCCAAATACAATTATCTTTTTGACAGCGGATGCATTTGGTGTTTTACCACCTATCTCTAAATTAAATAAAGATCAAGCGATGTATCACTTCTTGAGCGGCTTTACATCAAAATTAGCGGGTACAGAAAGAGGCATTACTGAACCAGTCCCTTCATTCTCAACTTGTTTCGGTGCACCATTCTTACCTCTTAGAGCTGAAGTTTATGCAAATTTACTCGGTGACCTTATCGATAAACATACCGTTGATGTTTACCTTGTCAACACAGGTTGGACAGGTGGCAAATATGGTGTAGGTAATCGTATTGAATTGAAATATACAAGAAAAATGGTCAATGATGCGATAAATGGTGCGCTTAAAAATACACAATTCGAAAAAGATGAAGTTTTTGGATTGTCGATTCCTACTGAAATTGAAGGCGTACCGAGCACAATTTTACAACCTAAAAATGCTTGGTCTGATAAAGAAGCCTATACTGATCAAGCACAACTTCTTGTAGAGCGATTCAAAGATAACTTCAAAAAATTTGGCGAAAATGCACAAGATTTAGAACTAAACGGTGGATTTAAATCGAATTAG
- the metK gene encoding methionine adenosyltransferase gives MTYNRRLFTSESVTEGHPDKIADQISDAILDEILKGDKNARVACETTVTTGMALIAGEISTSTYVDIPKVVRETVKEIGYTRAKYGYDYKTMSVLTAIDEQSPDIAQGVDRALEYRDEMNDEELNTGAGDQGLMFGFATNETDTLMPLPIDLSHKLSKRLSEVRKNGTLDYLRPDGKVQVTVEYDEQNQPKRIDTIVVSSQHHEEIELEKIQNDIKEYVIYPTVDPSLLDEETKFFINPTGRFVIGGPQGDAGLTGRKIIVDTYGGYARHGGGAFSGKDPTKVDRSAAYAARYVAKNIVAAQLADKCEVQLAYAIGVAQPVSIAIDTFGTGKVSEDTLIQAVRDHFDLRPAGIIKMLDLQRPIYKQTAAYGHFGRNDVQLPWEKTDKIELLKEAVSALQ, from the coding sequence ATGACATACAACAGACGCTTATTTACTTCAGAATCAGTAACAGAAGGTCATCCTGATAAAATTGCAGACCAGATTTCTGATGCAATTTTGGATGAAATTTTGAAAGGAGATAAAAATGCACGTGTCGCTTGTGAGACGACAGTGACGACAGGTATGGCCTTAATCGCGGGTGAGATTTCTACTTCCACTTATGTAGATATTCCAAAAGTCGTACGCGAAACAGTTAAAGAGATTGGCTATACACGTGCGAAGTATGGTTACGACTATAAAACAATGTCTGTTTTAACAGCGATAGATGAACAATCACCTGATATTGCACAAGGTGTCGATCGCGCTTTAGAATATCGTGATGAAATGAATGACGAAGAGTTAAATACAGGTGCTGGCGATCAAGGCTTGATGTTCGGTTTTGCGACAAATGAAACAGATACACTCATGCCATTACCAATTGACCTGTCACATAAATTATCGAAACGTTTATCAGAAGTCCGTAAAAATGGAACTTTAGATTATTTACGACCAGACGGTAAAGTCCAAGTGACGGTTGAATATGATGAACAAAATCAACCCAAACGTATTGATACAATTGTTGTATCTTCACAACATCACGAAGAAATTGAATTAGAAAAAATCCAAAATGACATTAAAGAGTATGTTATTTATCCAACAGTAGACCCAAGCTTATTAGATGAAGAGACTAAATTTTTCATTAATCCAACAGGGCGTTTTGTCATTGGTGGTCCACAAGGTGACGCAGGCTTAACTGGCCGTAAAATTATTGTGGATACTTACGGTGGTTATGCCCGTCATGGTGGGGGTGCTTTTTCAGGAAAAGATCCTACAAAAGTCGACCGTTCTGCAGCCTACGCAGCGCGCTATGTCGCAAAAAACATTGTAGCTGCACAACTTGCGGATAAATGTGAAGTGCAACTTGCCTACGCTATTGGTGTCGCTCAGCCCGTTTCTATCGCTATCGATACATTTGGCACAGGAAAAGTCAGTGAGGATACTTTAATTCAAGCCGTACGTGATCACTTTGATTTAAGACCTGCTGGAATTATTAAAATGCTTGATTTACAACGCCCAATCTATAAACAAACAGCCGCATATGGTCACTTTGGTCGAAATGATGTGCAATTACCTTGGGAAAAAACAGATAAAATTGAATTATTAAAAGAAGCGGTTTCTGCTTTACAATAA